A stretch of Apis cerana isolate GH-2021 linkage group LG1, AcerK_1.0, whole genome shotgun sequence DNA encodes these proteins:
- the LOC108002062 gene encoding NPC intracellular cholesterol transporter 1, with product MEIEGRIVRKRTFRSFVQHIPQRLSEVVEHFFYGLGLRIARSPLKWIIGSAVIVLISLSGLYFFHQEKNPIRLWVPQDSEFVRDTEWMFEKFDQSLRLENMILTADNILEPEILAKLNEITKQIISIQTPDQIAWTDICFKVPVISGITHRKKRNDHSDDFFEIEPEVLINKTIFEPAVHANPELYCNIINNLPKACLLNSILDIWEYDTNVILHKSKEEIIKDINKIKISPTLGHPLNFTELLGGIIKDENDRIISATAVKTQWAIIVNFSEVDMHDFGNDVGTADWATKDILQWELSYLNVLDRNAKLLNSEKNVNNTLAIWYEAGRSFGDVTFVTMFGNIGILSIGFFLMFFYVLVISSEYNWVGCRVYLTIVGLLCVGGAFIVSISVCSLLGISYGPVHTSLPFLLLALGVDDNFLIMASWKEVHAQKLNRNKPLEKRIALMLGHAGSAIIITSLTDVVAFIIGASTILPSLQSYCIYAAFGVLLTFLFQITFYVAFFSIDARRIENKRNSIFPCIIHENFTQKFINPQEEFSTKLINKIYSNIILTKPGKITIVLITIVTASVGIVGILQLQQWFDPTWFIPNHSYLSKYINVHRAEYPDRGYESMILMGDFNYTAEFPKLINLSEKFANLSTIQSISAWPIDFTKFVLEYFQKDLRNVILEDTEFQNYLSKFLFSRNGGKYQRNFRFKKSLTCGQNTAPISVATIDFIFKRFYGPHQWIPAMDESKQVAREVGINGFVTVWSEIFSLWVTDKLIAQEVQRNVLLALICVMGMTGLLIAELQTCFWIFLSVLLTLLNVCGFMYFWNLTIDIVSCIGLELGIGLCVDYAAHVAHAFINAACIDGSEDRTKRAHIAVRYIGAAVAYGAGSTLLALSMMAFSESYVFHAFLKIFVLVILFGLWHGLFLLPVILSTIGPRSLRSHKTPESLEKMEDTDDTIINPLNKELNTES from the exons ATGGAGATAGAAGGGAGAATCGTTCGTAAGCGGACTTTTCGAAGCTTTGTGCAACATATACCACAACGTTTATCAGAAGTGGTCGAACATTTTTTCTATGG ACTTGGATTGCGAATTGCTCGAAGCCCATTGAAATGGATAATTGGAAGTGCTGTGATAGTATTAATTTCCCTTTCtggtctttatttttttcatcaagagAAAAATCCTATAAGATTATGGGTTCCGCAGGATTCGGAATTTGTTCGTGATACAGAATggatgtttgaaaaatttgatcagAGTTTGAGAttagaaaatatgatattaacaGCGGACAATATATTAGAACCAGAAATACTTGCAAAg ttaaatgaaataacaaagcaaattatttctatacaaACTCCTGATCAAATTGCATGGACAGATATATGTTTCAA agtACCTGTCATATCAGGTATTACACATAGAAAAAAACGCAATGATCACTCtgatgatttttttgaaattgaaccagaagtattaattaataaaacaatatttgaacCTGCAGTTCATGCTAATCCTGAActctattgtaatataattaataatttaccgAAAGCTTGCCTGTTAAATAGTATTTTGGATATATGGGAATATGATACTAATGTGATACTTCATAAATCTAAAGAGGAAATTATTaaggatataaataaaataaaaattagtccCACTTTGGGCCATCCACTAAATTTTACAGAATTGTTGGGTGgtataataaaagatgaaaatgataGAATTATTTCAGCCACAGCTGTAAAAACACAATGGGCAATTATTGTAAACTTTTCAGAAGTGGATATGCATGACTTTGGCAATGATGTTGGAACAGCTGATTGG gcaacaaaagatatattacaaTGGGAATTATCCTATTTGAATGTATTGGATAGAAATGCAAAATTGTTGAatagtgaaaaaaatgtaaacaataCATTAGCTATCTGGTACGAAGCTGGGAGAAGCTTCGGTGATGTTACGTTTGTAACGATGTTCGGAAATATTGGTATATTATCAATAGGATTCTTTTTGATGTTTTTCTATGTTCTAGTCATATCTTCGGAATATAATTGGGTAGGATGTAGG gtTTATCTTACAATTGTCGGTCTTTTATGCGTGGGTGGTGCTTTTATAGTTTCAATTAGTGTATGCTCTCTTCTTGGTATTTCATATGGGCCTGTACATACTTCTTtaccttttttattattggctcTCGGAGTAGacgacaattttttaataatggcaTCTTGGAAAGAAGTACATGCACAAAAGTTGAATCGAAATAAGccattagaaaaaagaatagcaTTAATGTTAGGACATGCTGGttctgcaattattattacttctcTTACTGACGTTGTGGCTTTTATTATTGGTGCATCTACa atattgccATCTCTTCAATCATATTGTATTTATGCAGCATTTGGAGTATTATTAacgtttttatttcaaattacattttacGTTGCTTTTTTCTCCATTGATGCTCGACGAAtcgagaataaaagaaattcaatatttccttgcattattcatgaaaattttacaCAGAAATTCATCAATCCACAAGAAGAATTTTCTACCaagttgataaataaaatatattcaaacataattttaacaaaacctggaaaaataacgatagtattaataacaatagttACAGCATCGGTTGGAATTGTCGGTATATTACAATTGCAACAATGGTTCGATCCAACATGGTTTATACCAAACCACTCATATTTAAGCAAATATATCAATGTACATCGTGCTGAATATCCTGATCGAGGTTACGAATCAATGATTCTCATGGGAGATTTTAACTATACTGCCGAGTTTCCAAAGTTAATAAATCTATcggaaaaatttgcaaatttatcaACAATACAAAGTATAAGTGCATGGCCTattgattttacaaaatttgttttagaatattttcaaaaag atttaagaAACGTAATACTGGAAGATACAgaatttcagaattatttatcCAAGTTCTTATTTAGCCGAAATGGAGGCAAATATCAACGGAACTTTCGTTTCAAAAAGAGTTTAACATGTGGTCAAAATACCGCACCTATTTCAGTAGCCactatagattttatttttaaacgattctaTGGTCCTCATCAGTGGATTCCAGCAATGGATGAAAGTAAACAGGTTGCACGTGAAGTTGGAATCAATGGTTTTGTTACAGTTTGGAGCGAAATTTTCAGTTTGTGGGTCACGGACAAATTGATCGCCCAAGAAGTTCAACGCAATGTTTTGTTAGCTTTAATTTGTGTTATGGGAATGACAGGCTTGTTGATTGCTGAGTTACAAACGTGCTTTTGGATCTTTTTAAGCGTACTCCTCACACTTTTGAATGTTTGTGGATTTATGTATTTCTGGAATTTAACAATAGATATTGTATCTTGCATTG GTTTGGAATTGGGTATAGGATTGTGTGTGGATTATGCTGCTCACGTTGCACATGCATTTATAAACGCTGCATGTATAGATGGAAGTGAAGATCGTACTAAAAGAGCGCATATCGCAGTAAGATATATTGGTGCAGCAGTTGCATATGGAGCTGGTTCAACATTACTTGCGCTTTCTATGATGGCATTCTCAGAGAGTTATGTTTTCCATgcgtttttgaaaattttcgttttagtaatattatttggCCTTTGGCATGGATTATTTCTTTTGCCCGTTATATTAAGTACTATTGGTCCACGAAGTCTACGATCACACAAAACTCCAGAATCTCTTGAAAAAATGGAAGATACGGATGATACTATCATCAAtccattaaataaagaattaaatacagAGAGTTAG